The genomic interval CCACTTTCCCCCCTCAGAAcgccaccaaaacaccacttttcccctccaactcctcccagccctcctcagtgcctctcctgcccctgcagaTCCTGGCTGGGGGTCACCCTGGCATCAACTTCACCTCCATCTACAAGTTTTGTCGCTTCCTCAAGTGGCCTCGCAGCCCGATGCTGCCCCTGGTGCTCACAGCCCTCCTCACCTTGTGTGAGGACACCAAGACGGTACGTGCTGATCCAGCCATGCACAGCCTGTGAGTTCTGGGGGCAaaaagggctgctgtggcttcACCACAACCGCTGTCCCCTCCCAGGCCAGGACCATCAGCTTGCTGGTGCCTGATATCTTGGAGCTCATGGCACATGCCAGCACTGATGTCAAAGCGAAGGCTTTGGTCGTCTTGAGGAGGGTGTTTGGAGCCGTGAAGAAACGAGACCCCAAGCCCACGATCATGAAGCTCTGTGAAGAGCTACCACGGTTCTTTGatgatgtgaggagctgctgggagcttcGGTGGGGAGGATGGTTTTGGGCTTCCCCAGCTCTCCCACCATGTCTGATGCTGTGGCGCTGGCAAAGAAAGGCTACAGCCTGAGAAAGACACTCGGAGAAGGCTCTTATGGGAAAGTGAAATCTGCCCACTGTGTCCAGCTGAAACGCAACGTGGCCGTCAAGATAATCAACAAGAGAAAAGCTACTCAGCACTTCCTGGAAAGATTTCTGCCCAGGGAAATCGAGGCATTGAGATGTTTGCAGCACCCCTCAATCACCAAAACCTTTGAGATTTTTCAGACACCAGCTAGGAAAGTGTACAGAGTGTTGGAGCTGGGGGAAAAGGGAGACCTCCTGGACTACATGGGGATCACAGGAGCTATGACAGAGGACATCGCTGGCACCAAGTTTCAGCAGTTGGCATCTGCCATCAAGTATTGCCACGACTTGGACGTTGCTCACAGGGAGCTGCAATGTGAGAACATCCTTCTCCATGCACATCTCAATGTCAAGCTGGCAGACTTTGGCTTTTCCAAATTCCTGTCTCGGGAGGAAAATGGCAGAATTGTTCTCAGCCAAACCTTCTGTTGTTCTCCTGCGTACGCAGCCCCTGAAGTGCTGGAGGAAATTCGCTCTGACCCCAGGATTGCTGACACATGGACTCTGGGTGTCAGCCTGTACTCAATGGTCTGGGCTTCGTTGCCTTTCGATGATTCCAACGTCAGCAAAATGACCCGTGTTCAGAAACGACAGCGGATCCCCTTCCCCAGTCCAAACATCTGACTGCAGAGTGCAGGGATCTCGTTCACCGCTTGCTCCCGCCCGTCGTGGCTCAGAGGTTGTGCGTAGATGAAGTCTTGAAGCACTCATGGCTGCAGACTCCAAAATGCACGATCCCTTTGCCTCTGCCAGCTGCAAAAGAGGGTGAGTGTTCCCAAACCCTTTGTGAAGGAAAGCCTGGGCACTACCAGCAAGCCAAATCCCCTTCTGTATACGGGGGAGGAGAGAAGGACAAAGGATCCTCTTAAGGACAGCTTTACTTTCCAAGTCAGGAAACCAGCGACTCCACATCTCAGCGCTGTAGCTGGCACGGGATAAttcttccctgctccagctgaggaTAGAGAGGGATGAAGAACACTCAGCTGCTGAAGTAAACGCATTTCACCTCCTCAGAAAATGTGCCAACTTGATAGGGGTTTATCGTTTCTTGACAGTTTTTcctgatgggctctgctgctgcttttgcttaaTGTTGTTGTGGCATCTTTGAGGCGTTCTTCAGTTTCTTACAAAACTGGTAATAAAGAATGGATTAAAGCTATTTCTCAAATCAAGGAAAAGCATTTCTCGTGATAAACTCTTCCTATTTCGGTCTAGACAGAATTAACTATGACAAAATGATACCCAACATATTTTCCCTCTTCGTTCTAAGCAGCTGTTACTTGATTCTGAGCTCTTGGCCAGAGcttgcaggggtgcaaccaggaaggctgaaGCCCTTCTACAATCAAATCTAGTCAGGacagttaaggaaaacaagaaggggtttttcaggcACATTGGTAGtaaaaggaagctgaggggaaatgtgggcccgctgctgaacacagagggtgccctggtgaccgaggacGCAGAggaggccgaagtactgaatgccgcCTTTGCTTCGGTCTTTACGGCCACGGCCGGCCCtggggaagcccagtccagcaaggacagtcgggtggcctggacagcagaggacttgccctgggtgaagaggaagaggttaaaggctTGTTGGCcgagcttaacactcataagtcaatgggtcccaATGGGATGCATCCGAGAGTGCTGCGGAAGCTGCTGATGCGATTGCTAAGCCTCACTCCATCCTGTTTGAACaaccatggaggacaggtgaggtgcctgaggactggagcaaggccagtgtcactgcattcagtgctgccattcagtgacatcaggacaggctggagagttgggcagagagaaacctcacgaggttcgacaaggacaagggcagagtcctgcagctgggaaggaacaaccccctgcaccaggacaggctggggattgacctgctggagagcagctctgcagacacagacctgggagtgctggttgagggaggttctgctcctcctctactctgccaagggtagaactgctggagagaggccagtgcagggccaccaggatgctgaggggactggagcatcttccttatgaggaaaggctgcgggacctggggctgttcagcctggaggagactgaggggggatctaattactagtgacaaatatctcactggtgggtgtcaggaggttggggcagcacttttttcgatggtatctagcaacaggacaagggctgatgggatgaagctggaacaaaagtttccatttcaacataaggacaaactgtttccctgtgagatgagggagctctggcccaggctgccca from Colius striatus isolate bColStr4 chromosome 16, bColStr4.1.hap1, whole genome shotgun sequence carries:
- the LOC133626982 gene encoding LOW QUALITY PROTEIN: testis-specific serine/threonine-protein kinase 1-like (The sequence of the model RefSeq protein was modified relative to this genomic sequence to represent the inferred CDS: inserted 1 base in 1 codon; deleted 1 base in 1 codon); protein product: MVLGFPSSPTMSDAVALAKKGYSLRKTLGEGSYGKVKSAHCVQLKRNVAVKIINKRKATQHFLERFLPREIEALRCLQHPSITKTFEIFQTPARKVYRVLELGEKGDLLDYMGITGAMTEDIAGTKFQQLASAIKYCHDLDVAHRELQCENILLHAHLNVKLADFGFSKFLSREENGRIVLSQTFCCSPAYAAPEVLEEIRSDPRIADTWTLGVSLYSMVWASLPFDDSNVSKMTRVQKRQRIPFXQSKHLTAECRDLVHRLLPPVVAQRLCVDEVLKHSWLQTPKCTIPLPLPAAKEGEVPKPFVKESLGTTSKPNPLLYTGEERRTKDPLKDSFTFQVRKPATPHLSAVAGTG